From the Purpureocillium takamizusanense chromosome 6, complete sequence genome, one window contains:
- the DCD1 gene encoding dCMP deaminase (COG:F~EggNog:ENOG503NVNV), with translation MLIGICGGICSGKKTVAQYLVEHHGFKHLYLEQASPAESPSSNDGCSSPPPPEAFDGALTSSALTTTSPNSAPKNHTSRSTSSLALHPRPSAAPPQHHTFASPEALLEFVTKRWRSRFVTTDIPTEAVLDVFVRRPFFLLLSVDAPLTVRYRRFQRRGQRPGDADVGLEDFVARSDAHLYDAHEGFQPLISRASVRLLNTSSSLAHLYATLGKLDIPNPDRLRPGWDTYFMALASLAAQRSNCMKRRVGCVLVGRERRVISTGYNGTPRGIRNCADGGCPRCNDGSGSGVGLATCLCIHAEENALLEAGRERIRDGAVLYCDTCPCLTCSIKICQVGISEVVYAQGYSMDRETAAVFSQAGVKLRQFIPPPNGLIHLEKMEFY, from the exons ATGTTGATTGGAATCTGCGGAG GCATCTGCTCGGGCAAGAAGACGGTGGCCCAGTATCTGGTCGAGCACCATGGCTTCAAGCATCTCTATCTCGAGCAGGCCAGTCCAGCCGAGTCCCCATCTAGCAACGACGGGTGCTCGTCACCGCCTCCACCAGAAGCCTTTGACGGCGCCCTGACATCGAgcgccctcaccaccacctcccccAACTCCGCGCCCAAGAACCATACTTCGCGATCGACCTCGTCGCTGGCACTgcacccgcggccgtcggcggccccgccgcaGCACCACACCTTTGCGTCCCCAGAGGCGCTACTCGAGTTCGTCACCAAGCGCTGGCGCAGCCGCTTCGTCACCACCGACATCCCCAccgaggccgtcctcgacgtcttcgtGCGGCGGCCCttcttcctgctgctgtccgtCGATGCGCCCCTGACGGTCCGCTATCGGCGCTtccagcggcgcgggcagcggcccggTGACGCCGACGTGGGCCTCGAGGACTTTGTCGCGCGCAGCGACGCGCACCTGTACGACGCGCACGAGGGCTTCCAGCCGCTCATCTCGCGCGCGTCGGTGCGGCTGCTCAACACGTCGAGCTCCCTGGCGCACCTCTACGCGACgctcggcaagctcgacATCCCGAACCCGGACCGCCTGCGGCCCGGCTGGGACACGTACTTCATGGCCCTTgcgtcgctcgccgcccagcgctcCAACTGCATGAAGCGCCGCGTCGGGtgcgtcctcgtcggccgcgagcgccgcgtcATCAGCACCGGCTACAACGGCACCCCGCGCGGCATCCGCAActgcgccgacggcggctgcccgCGGTGCAACGACGGGAGCGGCTCTGGTGTCGGTCTCGCCACTTGTCTGTGCATCCACGCCGAGGAGAACGCcctgctcgaggccggccgtgAGCGAATCcgggacggcgccgtgctctACTGCGACACGTGCCCCTGCCTGACCTGCAGCATCAAGATCTGCCAGGTCGGCATCAGCGAGGTCGTCTACGCGCAGGGGTACAGCATGGACAGGGAGACGGCTGCCGTCTTTAGCCAGGCGGGCGTCAAGCTGCGGCAGTTCATCCCG CCGCCCAATGGGCTGATTCATCTTGAAAAGATGGAGTTTTACTGA
- the DCD1 gene encoding dCMP deaminase (COG:F~EggNog:ENOG503NVNV) — protein sequence MLIGICGGICSGKKTVAQYLVEHHGFKHLYLEQASPAESPSSNDGCSSPPPPEAFDGALTSSALTTTSPNSAPKNHTSRSTSSLALHPRPSAAPPQHHTFASPEALLEFVTKRWRSRFVTTDIPTEAVLDVFVRRPFFLLLSVDAPLTVRYRRFQRRGQRPGDADVGLEDFVARSDAHLYDAHEGFQPLISRASVRLLNTSSSLAHLYATLGKLDIPNPDRLRPGWDTYFMALASLAAQRSNCMKRRVGCVLVGRERRVISTGYNGTPRGIRNCADGGCPRCNDGSGSGVGLATCLCIHAEENALLEAGRERIRDGAVLYCDTCPCLTCSIKICQVGISEVVYAQGYSMDRETAAVFSQAGVKLRQFIPVRLTLDQPLPPTPLNAC from the exons ATGTTGATTGGAATCTGCGGAG GCATCTGCTCGGGCAAGAAGACGGTGGCCCAGTATCTGGTCGAGCACCATGGCTTCAAGCATCTCTATCTCGAGCAGGCCAGTCCAGCCGAGTCCCCATCTAGCAACGACGGGTGCTCGTCACCGCCTCCACCAGAAGCCTTTGACGGCGCCCTGACATCGAgcgccctcaccaccacctcccccAACTCCGCGCCCAAGAACCATACTTCGCGATCGACCTCGTCGCTGGCACTgcacccgcggccgtcggcggccccgccgcaGCACCACACCTTTGCGTCCCCAGAGGCGCTACTCGAGTTCGTCACCAAGCGCTGGCGCAGCCGCTTCGTCACCACCGACATCCCCAccgaggccgtcctcgacgtcttcgtGCGGCGGCCCttcttcctgctgctgtccgtCGATGCGCCCCTGACGGTCCGCTATCGGCGCTtccagcggcgcgggcagcggcccggTGACGCCGACGTGGGCCTCGAGGACTTTGTCGCGCGCAGCGACGCGCACCTGTACGACGCGCACGAGGGCTTCCAGCCGCTCATCTCGCGCGCGTCGGTGCGGCTGCTCAACACGTCGAGCTCCCTGGCGCACCTCTACGCGACgctcggcaagctcgacATCCCGAACCCGGACCGCCTGCGGCCCGGCTGGGACACGTACTTCATGGCCCTTgcgtcgctcgccgcccagcgctcCAACTGCATGAAGCGCCGCGTCGGGtgcgtcctcgtcggccgcgagcgccgcgtcATCAGCACCGGCTACAACGGCACCCCGCGCGGCATCCGCAActgcgccgacggcggctgcccgCGGTGCAACGACGGGAGCGGCTCTGGTGTCGGTCTCGCCACTTGTCTGTGCATCCACGCCGAGGAGAACGCcctgctcgaggccggccgtgAGCGAATCcgggacggcgccgtgctctACTGCGACACGTGCCCCTGCCTGACCTGCAGCATCAAGATCTGCCAGGTCGGCATCAGCGAGGTCGTCTACGCGCAGGGGTACAGCATGGACAGGGAGACGGCTGCCGTCTTTAGCCAGGCGGGCGTCAAGCTGCGGCAGTTCATCCCGGTGCGTTTAACTCTTGACCAACCTTtaccccccacccccctcaACGCGTGCTGA
- the ATG7 gene encoding dCMP deaminase (COG:H~EggNog:ENOG503NW0M), whose amino-acid sequence MAAPLQFATFTSEIELPFYSALFASKLDYDKLDDSARNVLGLYEPRVEQPEASGRMQILGNALTSQHSPLGSARGEGIIKNVNTLEGFKNMDKAAMLKTAGRQIWDAINDGTIYSVPSLLSSFVILSYADLKKYKFTYWFAFPALHSDPQWKRSGPSERFSADESTALVDRVGTWRYSVDSREHGFFLAKKVRGQTGDADDSEVGQKLDFKWEVASLRRYEEGFFKNIAEEDQYVAFVDPSTYPEGPGWPLRNLLVLIRQRFRLSKVKILCYRDTWAKRHEARSVVLPIQMEAVDSMDLDQMPKVTGWERSKNGKLQAQQVNLGEYMDPARLADSSVDLNLKLMKWRLAPELDLEGIKNTKCLLLGAGTLGGYVSRNLLGWGVRKITFVDYGRVSFSNPVRQPLFEFEDCTDGGKPKAAQAAAMLKRIYPGVETEGHSLSVPMLGHPFTDEDKTKADLEKLESLITEHDVIFLLMDTRESRWLPTVIGKATGKIVMNAALGFDSYVVMRHGSETKEGESSLGCYFCNDVVAPADSMKDQTLDQQCTVTRPGVAAMASALLVELLTSLLQHPLRQHAPAPQISQGVIPERDPPEHPLGLVPHQIRGFVSTFQNMVIRGQSYDSCSACSPKVLDAYRKDGWDFVRRALQEKDYVAELSGLAEVQRRAEEMAANVDWEEDDDVDEEGEVMVF is encoded by the exons ATGGCAGCTCCTCTCCAGTTCGCGACGTTCACGTCGGAGATTGAGCTGCCCTTCTACTCTGCGCTTTTTGCGTCCAAGCTCGACTATGACAAGCTGGACGACTCGGCGCGCAACGTGCTGGGCTTGTATGAGCcccgcgtcgagcagcccGAGGCCAGCGGCCGCATGCAAATTCTGGGCAATGCCCTGACAAGCCAGCA CTCACCCCTCGGTtccgcgcgcggcgagggcatcatcaAAAATGTAAATACGCTTGAGGGTTTCAAGAACATGGACAAGGCTGCCATGCTCAAGACAGCTGGACGACAG ATCTGGGATGCCATAAACGATGGCACCATCTACTCCGTCCCCTCGCTTCTCTCCTCCTTCGTCATCCTCTCATACGCGGATCTCAAAAAGTACAAGTTCACGTATTGGTTCGCCTTCCCTGCGCTGCACTCGGACCCTCAATGGAAACGGTCTGGCCCCAGTGAGCGCTTTAGTGCGGATGAGAGCaccgcgctcgtcgacagAGTCGGGACGTGGCGATACAGCGTCGACAGCCGCGAGCACGGCTTTTTCCTCGCCAAAAAGGTGCGTGGCCAGACTGGTGACGCAGACGACAGCGAGGTAGGACAGAAACTCGACTTTAAGTGGGAGGTAGCGTCACTGCGTCGTTATGAGGAGGGCTTCTTCAAGAATATTGCCGAAGAAGACCAGTATGTCGCCTTTGTCGATCCGTCAACATATCCTGAAGGCCCCGGATGGCCGCTTCGCAATCTCTTGGTCCTCATCCGACAGCGCTTCCGCCTCTCCAAGGTAAAAATACTGTGCTACAGAGACACGTGGGCCAAGAGGCATGAAGCGCGCAGCGTCGTCTTACCCATTCAGATGGAGGCTGTCGACTCTATGGATCTTGACCAGATGCCCAAGGTCACAGGCTGGGAGAGGTCCAAGAACGGAAAGCTTCAGGCCCAGCAAGTGAATCTCGGAGAGTATATGGACCCCGCGAGACTAGCCGATTCCTCAGTCGATCTGAACCTCAAACTGATGAAGTGGCGGCTGGCACCTGAGCTCGACCTGGAGGGCATCAAAAACACAAAGTGTCTCTTGCTCGGAGCAGGGACCTTGGGAGGCTACGTCTCGAGAAATCTACTGGGCTGGGGCGTCAGGAAAATCACATTTGTCGACTACGGACGGGTATCCTTTTCCAATCCGGTGCGACAGCCGCTCTTCGAATTCGAGGACTGCACCGATGGCGGCAAGCCCAAGGCCGCTCAAGCAGCAGCTATGCTGAAGAGAATCTATCCAGGGGTGGAAACGGAAGGCCACTCTCTGTCAGTACCCATGCTTGGTCATCCGTTCACAGACGAAGACAAGACCAAGGCCGACTTGGAGAAACTCGAAAGCCTGATCACAGAGCACGACGTCATTTTCCTGCTCATGGATACTCGCGAGTCGCGGTGGCTGCCGACAGTCATCGGAAAGGCGACGGGGAAGATTGTGATGAATGCGGCGTTGGGATTTGACTCATACGTGGTGATGCGACATGGCTCCGAAACAAAGGAAGGAGAGTCGTCTCTGGGTTGCTACTTTTGCAACGATGTCGTCGCGCCGGCTGAT TCCATGAAGGATCAGACGCTCGACCAGCAATGTACAGTAACTCGGCCGGGCGTCGCAGCCATGGCTTCGGCTCTCCTCGTGGAGCTCCTGACTAGCCTTCTACAACACCCACTACGCCAGCATGCTCCAGCGCCGCAGATCAGCCAAGGCGTCATCCCAGAGCGAGACCCTCCAGAGCACcccctcggcctcgtgcCCCATCAGATTCGGGGGTTCGTGTCCACGTTCCAAAACATGGTGATCCGCGGACAGTCGTATGACAGCTGCAGTGCCTGCAGCCCGAAGGTCCTGGACGCCTACCGCAAGGATGGGTGGGACTTTGTGAGACGCGCTCTGCAGGAGAAGGACTACGTCGCCGAGCTGtcgggcctcgccgaggtgcagcggcgcgcggaggagatggcggcgaacGTGGACTgggaggaagacgatgacgtgGATGAGGAGGGTGAGGTCATGGTGTTCTAA
- a CDS encoding uncharacterized protein (COG:S~TransMembrane:1 (o208-229i)~EggNog:ENOG503PE21), with translation MSKTSDSKASDAMAITAFNGPFPTDWASPETCTALTQRGIVVLDYAPSCLPESFVASPGVIYSPGTACPSGYTAPAPCTRWSDDVSTTITCCPVRGDLTLSCVPNDRVLSLAWKDKFCTWSAGTQKTVLLVTSERSGTTTTRAVTMTGKAGVNAYGLRMVYQASDLPKSTTAGQTSATRTGETGAATETGGDDHPGDDGAGLSMGAKVAIGVGIPLVAIAILVGAFFFIRKRRRHARQDPNELPAYGAGNGAAAHDSKTLAGAHSPAPPPGTAGGYAAVPQELQGTEQVVELPGDVSHLSPPPPQQQQSALSPSPPLQTSVSGLSSPASVHASTASPKTHYQPYRPPGSGAPSPQPGQHTVPHS, from the coding sequence ATGTCGAAAACATCAGATTCTAAGGCAAGCGATGCCATGGCCATTACAGCCTTCAACGGGCCCTTCCCGACAGACTGGGCTTCGCCCGAGACGTGTACAGCACTCACCCAACGTGGTATCGTGGTTCTCGACTACGCCCCGTCGTGCCTGCCAGAATCATTCGTCGCATCGCCGGGCGTCATCTACTCTCCAGGGACGGCCTGCCCGTCGGGATAtaccgcgccggcgccgtgcacAAGATGGAGCGACGacgtgtcgacgacgattaCCTGCTGCCCGGTGCGCGGCGACCTGACGCTGTCGTGCGTCCCCAACGATCGGGTGCTCTCACTGGCGTGGAAGGATAAATTCTGCACGTGGAGCGCGGGCACCCAGAAGACGGTGCTGCTTGTGACGTCGGAGCGCAGCGGCACGACAACAACGCGCGCTGTTACCATGACCGGCAAGGCGGGCGTCAACGCATACGGTCTGCGCATGGTGTATCAGGCGAGCGACCTGCCCAAGTCGACAACGGCCGGCCAGACGTCGGCCACGAGAACAGGGGAAacgggcgccgcgacggagaCCGGGGGTGATGATCATcccggtgacgacggcgccggcttgTCGATGGGAGCCAAGGTCGCCATTGGGGTGGGCATCCCGCTTGTCGCCATCGCGATACTCGTcggcgccttcttcttcatccgcAAGCGACGGCGCCACGCGCGTCAAGATCCAAACGAGCTGCCCGCTTATGGagccggcaacggcgccgccgcccacgataGCAAGAcgctcgcgggcgcgcacagcccggcgcctccgccgggCACGGCAGGTGGATAcgcggcggtgccgcagGAGCTCCAAGGGACGGAGCAGGTGGTCGAACTGCCCGGCGATGTCAGCCATctatcgccgccgccgccgcagcagcagcagtcggcgctgagcccgagcccgccaCTGCAGACGAGCGTGTCCGGCCtatcgtcgccggcgagcgtgCATGCGTCGACAGCATCGCCCAAGACGCACTACCAGCCGTACAGGCCGCCTGGGAGcggggcgccgtcgccacagCCGGGACAGCACACGGTGCCGCATTCATGA
- the GPI11 gene encoding Glycosylphosphatidylinositol (GPI) anchor assembly protein (TransMembrane:6 (o38-60i72-91o119-143i155-174o194-213i225-246o)~EggNog:ENOG503P38D~COG:M~COG:O): MPLVDPVTMSRTLARGSSAPSPQKAAAISPVAILDAPLAGPLALARPAALLALLAVRFGALVADPVPTLRSALPVVAVVQAVYAVLCLPVAGSQHGRAAKKQRPGEKRKPGDGTGPNPISSAVLSLILAVIATPAVHLLFVLFGAPFLDHVPHTLLCAAHFSMLVLFPTFYARGVDTQALVAVAGAAAPLDETFGALLGAVLGAWLGAVPIPLDWDRDWQRWPVTIVVGMYAGATFGAWAAGTVLYGKRLVSEAEESTAAAAATPSSTKEE, from the exons AtgcccctcgtcgacccCGTCACCATGTCAAGGACATTGGCCAGGGGGTCCTCCGCGCCCTCCCCGCAAAAGGCCGCCGCAATCAGCCCCGTGGCCATCCTCGATGCGCCGCTCGCGGGACCCCTTGCGCTTGCTCGGCCAGCCGCACTGCTGGCGCTCCTCGCAGTGCGcttcggcgccctcgtcgcggacCCGGTGCCGACGCTGAGATCCGCGTTGCCCGTAGTGGCGGTGGTGCAGGCCGTGTACGCGGTGCTCTGCCTCCCGGTTGCCGGGTCGCAGCACGGGCGAGCCGCGAAGAAGCAACGGCCAGGCGAGAAGAGAAAGCCCGGCGATGGCACCGGTCCCAATCCCATCTCC TCCGCGGTTCTCTCCCTCATCCTAGCCGTCATTGCGACCCCTGCTGTGCACCTgctcttcgtcctcttcggcGCGCCGTTCCTCGACCACGTCCCACACACGCTCCTCTGCGCCGCGCACTTCTCCATGCTGGTGCTGTTCCCGACGTTTtacgcgcgcggcgtcgacacgcaggccctcgtcgccgtggccggcgcggccgcgccccTAGACGAGACATTCGgggcgctcctcggcgccgtgctgggcgCGTGGCTTGGGGCCGTGCCGATCCCCCTCGACTGGGACCGCGACTGGCAGCGCTGGCCCGTAACCATCGTGGTGGGCATGTACGCGGGTGCGACGTTcggcgcgtgggcggcgggaacGGTGCTCTACGGCAAGAGGCTCGTCAGCGAGGCTGAAGagtcaacggcggcggcggcggcgacaccgtCGTCAACGAAGGAAGAGTAG
- the PMP3 gene encoding plasma membrane proteolipid Pmp3 (TransMembrane:2 (i7-26o32-55i)~EggNog:ENOG503P6N2~COG:S), whose translation MPLTASDICKFIFAIILPPLGVFLEVGCDTHLFLNILLTIFGYIPGIIHAIYIIVTR comes from the exons atgcctcTCACCGCTAG CGACATCTGCAAGTTCATTTTCGCCATCATCCTCCCTCCTCTTGGTGTGTTTCTCGAGGTTGGCTGCGACACCCACCTTTTCCTCAACATCCTTTTGACTATTTTCG GTTACATTCCTGGCATCATCCATGCCATTTACATTATCGTCACGAGGTAA
- a CDS encoding uncharacterized protein (EggNog:ENOG503P84R): MIPAATRVAARRPFSVIMSLRTAARSFEAHPFQRLSLSQKPAKADWSNEAKRVGKQAAIFFPGIAMLLGWPMAAKHVFNGHV; encoded by the exons ATGATTCCCGCTGCTACCCGCGTCGCGGCCCGGAGGCCCTTCTCCGTCATCATGTCCCTCCGCACCGCCGCGAGGTCCTTTGAGGCCCATCCCTTCCAGCGTCTCAGCCTCTCCCAGAAGCCCGCCAAGGCTGACTGGAGCAACGAGGCGAAGCGTGTGGGCAAGCAAGCCGCCAT ATTCTTTCCCGGCATCGCTATGCTCCTTGGCTGGCCCATGGCTGCCAAGCATGTCTTTAATGGTCACGTTTGA
- a CDS encoding uncharacterized protein (EggNog:ENOG503PFM9~TransMembrane:1 (n4-14c18/19o208-230i)~SECRETED:SignalP(1-18~SECRETED:cutsite=VAA-FD~SECRETED:prob=0.7817)), which yields MHHLHAAVLLALGWSVAAFDPAKRNACQSQDYTVCLDSFAWCAGPNDNDNNGCSFPKHTYPYYDRDSGPNKALLLWDQNYTISWKNTDDRFPVQLVWRFVEQIDPPRSGSWSKNITKGAKSFSFTFKDLAAEIQKSSNNNSTVAEIKGYVSDFNNEFEISQPENDFAQGKKFRTDHSDPFAVLDSTAAQYLETHAQIASRETEHKWKLGVGIGVGLGVTILLVLSVAAGWRLGRRGGVMPAPKVITPRPSVG from the exons ATGCATCACTTGCATGCAGCCGTACTCCTTGCGCTCGGATGGAGCGTCGCCGCGTTTGATCCGGCAAAGAGAAACGCATGCCAGAGCCAGGACTACACCGTTTGCCTGGACTCGTTTGCCTGGTGCGCCGGCCcaaacgacaacgacaacaacggcTGCTCGTTTCCCAAACACACGTATCCTTACTACGATCGCGACTCTGGGCCTAACAAAGCATTGCTTCTCTGGGACCAGAATTATACAATCTCATGGAAAAACACGGACGACAGGTTCCCTGTCCAGCTGGTCTGGCGCTTCGTAGAACAAATTGATCCCCCAAGATCTGGCTCCTGGTCGAAGA ACATCACCAAGGGGGCCAAGAGCTTTTCCTTCACGTTCAaggaccttgccgccgagaTTCAAAAGTCATCCAACAACAATTCCACCGTGGCCGAAATCAAGGGTTACGTATCCGATTTCAACAACGAATTCGAGATCAGTCAGCCCGAAAACGACTTCGCACAGGGCAAGAAATTTCGCACCGATCACTCTGATCCTTTCGCCGTCCTGGACAGCACGGCAGCGCAGTATTTGGAGACCCATGCACAGATTGCCAGCCGCGAGACGGAGCACAAGTGGAAGCTCGGCGTTGGTATCGGtgttggcctcggcgtcacCATCCTCCTGGTCTTGTCCGTGGCCGCGGGATGGCGCCTTGGGAGAAGAGGTGGGGTGATGCCGGCACCGAAAGTCATCACCCCCAGGCCATCGGTAGGTTAA